In one Bacteroides intestinalis DSM 17393 genomic region, the following are encoded:
- a CDS encoding pyridoxamine 5'-phosphate oxidase family protein: protein MKTIAITDPAEIEAIIRKCPYCTVGITDSEGNPYVIPMNFAYRDGIIYLHSGPEGGKVTMAEHHPRVCITFCEGHELVYMHRQVACSYSMKSRSVMCHGNVRFIEDMDEKRRILDIIMQQYVDYEFKYSEPAVRNVKIWEIKVDKMTCRSFGLRPSEV, encoded by the coding sequence ATGAAGACAATCGCAATCACCGACCCAGCTGAGATTGAAGCAATTATCCGCAAATGCCCTTACTGTACGGTAGGTATCACCGATTCGGAAGGCAATCCCTATGTAATCCCCATGAACTTTGCTTACCGGGACGGTATCATCTATCTGCATTCCGGTCCCGAAGGCGGCAAAGTGACGATGGCAGAACACCACCCGCGCGTTTGTATCACCTTCTGCGAAGGGCACGAACTGGTATATATGCATCGCCAAGTGGCATGCAGTTACAGCATGAAGTCGCGTAGTGTGATGTGCCACGGAAACGTCCGTTTCATAGAGGATATGGATGAAAAGCGACGTATACTCGACATCATCATGCAGCAATACGTCGACTACGAGTTCAAGTATAGCGAACCTGCCGTGCGCAATGTGAAAATATGGGAGATCAAGGTAGACAAGATGACTTGCAGATCCTTCGGGCTTCGACCTAGCGAAGTATAG
- a CDS encoding LexA family transcriptional regulator: protein MEKKSDLVLNVSEIVKRAKTVLNLRNDAALAAYLGVSRSTLSNWCARNSIDFPLLLEKLKDVDYNWLLVGKGTPVHQTKICNSGIVQGEVEMIHNPKAVEALDNRSISLYDITAAANLKTLLANKDQHVVGRIQIPNIPACDGALYISGDSMYPILKSGDVVGFKEVNSFSSVIYGEMYLVSFCIDGDEYLSVKYVNRSDVEGCIKLVSYNPHHEPMDIPLASIQAMAIVKFSIRRNMMM from the coding sequence ATGGAGAAAAAATCGGACTTAGTATTGAATGTTTCGGAAATAGTGAAGCGTGCAAAGACTGTGTTGAACCTGAGGAATGATGCGGCATTAGCCGCCTACCTTGGTGTCTCCCGTTCTACCCTGAGTAACTGGTGTGCACGAAACAGCATTGACTTTCCGCTGCTGCTGGAGAAATTGAAGGATGTGGACTACAACTGGTTGTTGGTAGGTAAAGGAACTCCTGTGCATCAGACGAAAATATGCAACAGTGGGATAGTGCAGGGCGAAGTGGAGATGATACATAACCCCAAAGCGGTTGAGGCTCTGGATAATCGTAGCATATCGTTGTATGACATCACCGCTGCCGCCAACTTGAAAACATTGCTTGCCAACAAGGATCAGCATGTGGTGGGAAGGATACAGATTCCGAACATACCTGCCTGCGACGGAGCACTCTACATCAGTGGAGACAGTATGTATCCCATTCTGAAATCGGGGGATGTTGTGGGCTTTAAGGAAGTTAACAGTTTCAGCAGCGTCATTTACGGAGAGATGTATCTGGTGTCATTTTGCATTGACGGCGACGAATACTTGTCAGTGAAGTATGTGAACCGTTCCGATGTGGAAGGTTGCATCAAGCTGGTGAGCTACAATCCGCATCATGAACCGATGGATATTCCACTCGCATCTATACAGGCGATGGCGATTGTCAAGTTTTCTATCAGAAGGAATATGATGATGTAA
- a CDS encoding DUF4373 domain-containing protein yields the protein MSRIKKRGLDYFPVDIGFMNDRLVRRIMKREGEGALATLMCAFSCIYGGEGYYVHADDLFYDDLSANLYNQSAADVKRILGLAIEYGIFHPGIFRQYGVLTSGEIQSQYLFSTKRRKSSVIDERFRISNGRKEEPKEVTPEKTEEETKGELEAVTTECQHITAGKKEIASSEKNEMEENNVTFKFQNETSGTHSIAQNSIAQNRKEYPLLNSSPGGGTQNADLKSAEEREEEILFSQREAGSEDAVLKEMSSKKASCNRPPRKKWTDDDISRLQPPQDGLKRNLDGLVFNLRQHHITQQEQYAIILKSNFGIIGHPIWKGFFDLRESHGKIRFPGKYLLSLCVK from the coding sequence ATGTCCAGAATCAAAAAACGGGGACTCGATTATTTCCCCGTCGACATCGGCTTCATGAACGACCGCCTCGTGCGCCGTATCATGAAGCGCGAAGGCGAAGGTGCCCTCGCCACCTTAATGTGCGCCTTCTCCTGCATCTACGGCGGCGAAGGCTACTATGTCCATGCCGACGACCTCTTCTACGACGACCTCTCCGCCAACCTCTACAATCAGTCGGCCGCCGATGTGAAACGCATCCTCGGCCTCGCCATTGAGTATGGTATCTTCCATCCCGGTATTTTCAGACAATACGGTGTGCTCACCAGCGGAGAAATACAAAGCCAATACCTCTTCAGCACCAAACGCCGCAAGTCCAGCGTTATAGACGAGCGATTCCGTATCAGCAACGGAAGAAAGGAAGAGCCAAAGGAAGTGACTCCAGAAAAGACAGAAGAAGAAACCAAGGGAGAGCTCGAAGCTGTTACAACTGAATGCCAACACATTACTGCCGGCAAAAAAGAAATAGCTTCTTCCGAAAAGAATGAAATGGAAGAAAATAATGTAACATTTAAGTTCCAAAATGAAACATCCGGTACACATAGCATAGCACAGAATAGCATAGCACAGAATAGAAAAGAATATCCCCTCCTCAATAGTTCCCCCGGCGGGGGAACTCAGAACGCGGACTTGAAGTCCGCGGAGGAAAGGGAGGAGGAGATTCTGTTTTCACAAAGAGAAGCGGGTTCGGAAGATGCCGTACTCAAAGAAATGTCTTCAAAAAAAGCCTCTTGCAATCGCCCGCCTCGCAAGAAATGGACCGATGACGATATCTCACGCCTGCAACCGCCCCAGGACGGACTAAAACGCAATCTGGACGGACTGGTCTTTAATCTCCGACAGCACCACATCACACAGCAGGAACAGTACGCCATCATCCTCAAGAGCAACTTCGGCATTATCGGACATCCCATCTGGAAAGGTTTCTTCGACCTGCGCGAAAGCCACGGAAAAATACGCTTCCCGGGAAAGTACCTGCTGAGCTTGTGCGTGAAATAA
- a CDS encoding HU family DNA-binding protein, which translates to MPVFYKAAQSILENKAGKKLFYPRIVLKGNVTTDQIAREIAEYSSLSKGDTKNTIDNLVRVMTTHLQSSESVTLDGFGTFRMTMKSNGKGVEAADKVSAAQATLTVRFLPSYTKNPDRTVATRSMVTGVKCLPYNSKVTGNGSGGGSSSGGDGGIEDNPLD; encoded by the coding sequence ATGCCAGTATTTTATAAAGCAGCCCAATCTATTTTAGAAAACAAAGCCGGCAAGAAACTATTTTACCCGCGTATTGTACTGAAAGGCAACGTAACTACCGATCAGATTGCCCGTGAGATTGCAGAATACTCTTCCCTCTCCAAAGGCGACACTAAGAACACGATCGACAACCTGGTGAGAGTAATGACCACTCATCTGCAATCTTCAGAAAGCGTCACCCTGGATGGCTTCGGCACATTCCGTATGACCATGAAATCCAATGGAAAAGGCGTGGAAGCCGCCGACAAGGTTTCGGCAGCACAAGCCACTCTGACGGTACGCTTCCTGCCCAGCTACACCAAAAATCCCGACCGCACCGTAGCCACCCGCTCCATGGTGACAGGTGTCAAATGCCTCCCTTACAACTCCAAAGTAACCGGAAACGGTTCCGGTGGTGGCAGCAGCAGTGGTGGCGACGGCGGAATCGAGGATAATCCGCTGGACTAA
- a CDS encoding N-acetylmuramoyl-L-alanine amidase encodes MRSINLIVVHCSATRADHALTTEELETIHRRRGFRGIGYHYYIRRDGTVANTRPLELIGAHAKGHNAHSIGLCYEGGLDCNGHPADTRTPEQKSALRLLVHQLLKRYRNSYVCGHRDLSPDLNGNGVIEPEEWVKVCPCFEVGKEL; translated from the coding sequence ATGAGAAGTATCAACTTAATCGTGGTGCATTGTAGCGCCACCCGGGCAGATCATGCCCTCACGACAGAAGAACTGGAAACCATTCATCGCCGTCGCGGCTTCCGTGGCATCGGCTACCACTATTACATCCGTCGGGATGGCACTGTAGCCAACACCCGTCCCCTGGAGCTTATCGGTGCACATGCAAAGGGGCATAATGCTCATTCAATAGGCCTTTGCTACGAAGGCGGGCTGGACTGTAACGGACATCCTGCAGATACCCGTACGCCGGAACAAAAAAGTGCGCTCCGCCTGCTGGTGCACCAGTTGTTGAAACGGTACAGGAACAGCTACGTCTGCGGGCACCGCGACCTTAGTCCGGACCTGAACGGGAACGGGGTGATAGAACCGGAAGAGTGGGTGAAAGTATGCCCGTGCTTCGAGGTAGGAAAGGAATTATAA
- a CDS encoding smalltalk protein, which produces MKMSKNTWKIILKVIVTVATAIAGVLGVKAMTP; this is translated from the coding sequence ATGAAAATGAGCAAAAACACTTGGAAGATCATTCTGAAGGTAATCGTGACCGTGGCTACAGCCATTGCAGGGGTACTGGGAGTGAAAGCCATGACACCGTAA
- a CDS encoding RHS repeat domain-containing protein, with the protein MKRIYLLYLLLLLQATAGHAQDSSQNYILTRTMLKSDTKSYLSKVVYYDGLGRPFQTVNKAIENTNKKGVSLATLQEYDAAGRETKTWLPAVITPDYLAPASFKSSAPASHGNDSRPYQEAVYETSPQNRIVKQYGAGADWHSGHPVATEFMGNSATAQLRCTRYKVTSAGALEASGDYANGTLNVTRTTDEDGNMSYTFMDKIGRTLLERRMNGSEALDTYYVYDNYGNLCYVLPPAINGNISTDNLNLYAYQYNYDGCNRCIRKKLPGTQYIEYVYDNSDRLTFSQDGSQRALSAQNWTYYKYDQLNRLTEQGLCTNKVTTSGTTVHIMNYYDSYSFIGTQGFTGSNFSTDTSGYGKGALTGQMVAGINGNPVWKAFYYDIRGREVKRVESNAMNGYDVTTTSYSFTNKPLTLTHVHTSGSKSLTEVHTYSYDYADRLSKVQHKLDNNTIVTLAEYTYDDLGRMEQKKLGGTAHSSTYSYNIRSWLTGITGSKFTQTLAYNNSTAGYNGNITAMGWTADGDSHSYTFTYDGLSRLLNATHGAGRFTEKVTSYDKNGNIKGLQRYGQTGASTYGLIDNLSYTLNGNQLNRVDDAVNASAYNGGFEFKDAVKQANEYAYDNNGNLTKDLNKGIEEIQYNSLNLPKLIKFKDQSTITYTYAADGTKLRVEHKIGSSTTRTTYCRNVIYEGSIAKYLLTEEGYVSLDNGEYYYYLKDHQGNNWVVVDQNSNVEETNHYYPFGGVFTNTRNAQPYKYNGKELDTKKGLNWYDYGARMYDAALGRWHVVDPLAEKYYSVSPYNYCMNNPVNAIDSNGEKIVFVNGFLGFGSPTGGSAYWGGTNSSFVRGAQAFLQDKSTYFANIEYNYWRSSTFLRNLDGYNYAKENYSQLINGMNSKDVFHFVSHSMGGAFSEGMIRYLEEQGWTVNTVFHLNAWQPTELYGVKGPLRVDATITNDWVQGLSLPISGNRDIPNADYKIRKKSTKEWKSIHRDLIDDGDFWNINNEMSWNDAMSLIQKWIQQNPNIKVNGN; encoded by the coding sequence ATGAAACGAATTTATCTATTATATCTATTGTTGCTGCTTCAGGCAACGGCAGGACATGCCCAGGATAGTTCTCAGAACTACATCCTGACCCGCACCATGCTTAAATCCGACACGAAGTCTTACTTGAGCAAAGTGGTTTACTATGATGGATTAGGCCGTCCGTTCCAGACAGTGAACAAGGCGATAGAGAATACTAATAAGAAAGGAGTGTCTCTTGCCACCCTCCAAGAATATGACGCTGCGGGGCGAGAGACGAAGACCTGGCTTCCGGCGGTTATAACCCCTGATTATCTTGCTCCGGCCAGCTTCAAAAGTAGCGCACCCGCCAGTCACGGTAATGACTCCCGCCCTTATCAAGAAGCCGTTTACGAGACTTCTCCGCAAAACCGCATTGTGAAGCAATACGGCGCGGGGGCAGACTGGCACAGCGGACATCCGGTTGCAACGGAGTTTATGGGCAACAGTGCAACCGCACAGCTACGCTGCACCCGGTATAAAGTAACTTCGGCAGGTGCTTTAGAGGCTTCGGGAGACTATGCCAACGGCACACTGAACGTAACCCGAACAACGGATGAAGACGGAAATATGTCCTATACCTTTATGGACAAGATAGGGCGCACACTACTTGAACGCAGAATGAACGGCAGCGAAGCGCTTGATACTTATTATGTATATGATAACTATGGAAATCTGTGTTATGTATTGCCACCGGCTATAAATGGCAATATCAGTACCGATAACCTGAATCTTTATGCGTATCAATATAATTACGACGGATGCAACCGCTGCATCCGGAAGAAACTGCCAGGCACACAATACATCGAATATGTATATGACAATTCCGACCGGTTGACATTCTCTCAGGACGGCAGTCAGCGTGCTTTATCCGCCCAAAACTGGACCTACTATAAGTATGACCAATTGAACCGTCTGACCGAACAGGGCTTGTGCACCAACAAGGTGACGACCTCCGGAACCACCGTACACATCATGAACTATTATGACAGCTATAGTTTCATTGGGACTCAAGGTTTTACCGGTAGTAACTTCTCCACAGATACATCCGGCTACGGTAAAGGCGCTTTGACAGGGCAAATGGTGGCAGGCATAAACGGTAATCCCGTCTGGAAAGCTTTCTACTATGACATTCGTGGGCGTGAAGTAAAGCGTGTGGAAAGCAACGCCATGAACGGTTACGACGTGACTACAACTTCCTACAGCTTCACCAACAAGCCGCTGACCCTGACCCATGTGCACACTTCAGGAAGCAAAAGCCTGACAGAAGTCCACACCTACAGCTATGACTACGCCGACCGACTATCAAAAGTGCAACACAAACTGGACAACAATACCATCGTCACCCTTGCCGAATATACCTATGATGATCTTGGTCGCATGGAGCAGAAGAAGCTGGGTGGAACTGCACATAGTTCAACCTATTCCTACAACATCCGCAGTTGGCTGACCGGCATTACGGGTAGTAAGTTCACCCAAACGTTGGCCTACAATAACAGTACCGCCGGCTACAACGGCAACATCACCGCAATGGGCTGGACGGCAGACGGTGACAGTCACAGCTATACTTTCACCTACGACGGCTTGAGCAGGCTGCTGAATGCCACACACGGCGCAGGGCGTTTCACCGAAAAGGTGACTTCGTATGACAAGAATGGCAACATTAAAGGATTGCAACGCTACGGACAGACAGGTGCTTCCACCTATGGCTTAATCGACAACCTTTCGTATACATTGAACGGCAATCAATTGAACCGTGTGGATGATGCCGTGAACGCCTCTGCTTATAATGGAGGTTTTGAATTCAAGGATGCTGTGAAGCAGGCAAACGAGTATGCCTATGACAATAATGGCAATTTAACTAAAGATTTAAACAAGGGAATAGAAGAAATTCAATACAATTCACTAAATTTGCCAAAACTGATAAAGTTTAAGGATCAGAGTACTATTACTTATACTTATGCGGCAGACGGGACAAAGCTCCGCGTGGAACATAAGATAGGAAGTAGCACTACCCGGACAACTTACTGCAGAAATGTGATCTATGAAGGTAGTATAGCCAAGTATTTATTGACGGAAGAAGGATACGTCTCTTTGGATAACGGAGAGTATTATTATTACCTGAAAGATCATCAGGGAAATAACTGGGTAGTTGTAGATCAGAATAGTAACGTGGAGGAAACAAATCATTATTACCCGTTTGGCGGTGTATTTACAAATACAAGAAATGCACAACCTTACAAGTACAATGGCAAGGAACTTGATACAAAGAAGGGGCTGAACTGGTATGACTATGGGGCGAGAATGTATGATGCAGCACTGGGAAGATGGCATGTGGTAGATCCGTTGGCGGAGAAATACTATTCAGTTTCCCCTTATAACTATTGTATGAACAATCCAGTAAATGCAATTGACTCAAATGGGGAGAAAATAGTTTTTGTTAATGGTTTCTTAGGTTTTGGTTCACCGACTGGAGGTTCGGCATATTGGGGAGGAACAAATAGTAGTTTTGTCAGAGGAGCACAGGCTTTTTTACAAGATAAATCTACTTATTTTGCAAATATTGAATATAACTATTGGCGTAGTTCTACTTTCTTACGCAATTTGGATGGATATAATTATGCTAAGGAAAATTATTCTCAATTAATAAATGGAATGAATTCAAAGGATGTGTTTCATTTTGTATCTCATAGTATGGGTGGTGCTTTCTCCGAGGGGATGATCAGATACCTTGAAGAACAGGGATGGACTGTCAATACAGTGTTTCATTTAAATGCATGGCAGCCAACTGAATTGTATGGTGTAAAAGGACCTCTTCGCGTTGACGCTACGATAACGAATGATTGGGTGCAAGGTTTAAGTCTTCCAATCAGTGGTAATCGTGATATTCCAAATGCTGATTATAAAATAAGAAAAAAGAGTACAAAAGAATGGAAGTCTATACATCGAGACTTAATTGATGATGGAGACTTTTGGAATATCAATAATGAGATGAGTTGGAACGACGCTATGTCGTTGATACAAAAATGGATACAGCAAAACCCAAATATAAAAGTAAATGGAAACTAA
- a CDS encoding RHS repeat domain-containing protein produces MNGYDMTTTSYSFTNKPLTLTHVHTSGSKNLTEVHTYSYDYADRLLKVQHKLDGDTIVTLAEYTYDDLGRVKQKKLGGTAHSSTYSYNIRSWLTGITGSKFTQTLTYNNGTAGYNGNITAMDWTADGDSHSYTFTYDGLSRLLNATHGAGRFTERVTSYDKNGNIKGLQRYGQTGASTYGLIDNLSYTLNGNQLNRVDDAVNASAYNGGFEFKDGVKQANEYTYDNNGNLTKDLNKGIIEIQYNCLNLPSKVVFSDGKEDITRI; encoded by the coding sequence ATGAACGGTTACGACATGACTACAACTTCCTACAGCTTCACCAACAAACCGCTGACCTTGACCCATGTGCACACTTCAGGAAGCAAAAACCTGACAGAAGTCCATACCTACAGCTATGACTACGCCGACCGCCTGTTGAAGGTACAGCACAAACTGGACGGCGATACCATCGTCACCCTTGCCGAATATACCTATGATGACCTTGGTCGCGTGAAGCAGAAGAAGCTGGGTGGAACTGCACATAGTTCAACCTATTCCTACAACATCCGTAGTTGGCTGACCGGCATTACGGGTAGTAAGTTCACTCAAACGCTAACCTACAACAACGGTACCGCCGGCTACAACGGCAACATCACCGCAATGGACTGGACGGCAGACGGTGACAGTCACAGCTATACTTTCACCTACGACGGCTTGAGTCGACTGCTGAATGCTACCCACGGTGCAGGACGTTTCACCGAAAGGGTGACTTCGTATGACAAGAATGGCAACATCAAAGGATTGCAACGCTACGGACAGACAGGTGCTTCCACCTATGGTTTAATTGACAACCTTTCTTATACATTGAACGGCAACCAATTGAACCGTGTGGACGATGCCGTGAACGCCTCTGCTTATAATGGAGGTTTTGAATTCAAAGACGGTGTGAAACAGGCAAACGAGTATACCTATGACAATAATGGCAATTTAACTAAAGATTTAAACAAGGGAATCATCGAGATTCAATATAATTGTTTAAACTTACCAAGCAAGGTCGTGTTTAGTGACGGAAAGGAAGATATTACCAGAATTTAA
- the cysK gene encoding cysteine synthase A, which produces MKKIAKQLTDLVGNTPLLELSNYNKAKGLKARLIVKLESFNPAGSVKDRVALAMIEDAEASGLLNPAATIIEPTSGNTGIGLAFVAAAKGYKLILTMPDTMSVERRNLLKALGAELVLTPGANGMKGAIARAEELKAATPGAVILQQFDNPANPAMHERTTGQEIWRDTEGVVDIFVAGVGTGGTVSGVGAALKKHNPGVKVVAVEPTDSPVLSGGAPGAHKIQGIGAGFVPKNYNPAVVDEILQVTNDDAIRAGRELAKLEGLLVGISSGAAVSAATRLALLPENVGKTIVVLLPDTGERYLSTLLYAFEEYPL; this is translated from the coding sequence ATGAAAAAGATAGCAAAACAGCTCACTGATCTTGTGGGCAACACTCCCTTGCTGGAGCTGAGCAATTACAATAAAGCGAAAGGTTTAAAAGCCCGTCTGATCGTGAAACTGGAGTCATTTAACCCTGCCGGAAGTGTGAAAGACCGCGTGGCATTGGCGATGATTGAAGATGCGGAAGCTTCAGGTTTACTGAACCCCGCAGCCACTATTATAGAACCTACCAGTGGAAACACCGGAATCGGGCTTGCATTTGTAGCTGCTGCAAAAGGTTATAAACTGATTCTTACGATGCCCGACACCATGAGTGTAGAACGCCGTAACCTGCTGAAAGCCCTTGGTGCCGAACTGGTGCTTACACCGGGTGCCAATGGTATGAAGGGTGCCATAGCCCGTGCTGAAGAACTGAAAGCTGCTACTCCGGGTGCGGTAATTCTTCAGCAGTTTGATAACCCTGCAAACCCTGCCATGCACGAACGTACTACGGGACAGGAAATCTGGAGGGATACGGAAGGTGTTGTTGATATTTTTGTAGCCGGTGTCGGTACCGGTGGAACCGTTAGCGGTGTAGGTGCCGCCCTGAAGAAGCATAATCCGGGGGTGAAGGTGGTGGCAGTGGAACCTACCGATTCTCCCGTACTTTCGGGAGGTGCACCGGGAGCACATAAGATACAGGGGATCGGTGCCGGTTTTGTTCCTAAGAACTACAATCCGGCAGTAGTAGATGAAATTCTGCAGGTAACGAATGATGATGCTATTCGTGCGGGTCGTGAATTGGCTAAGTTGGAAGGTTTGTTGGTAGGAATTTCGTCCGGAGCAGCAGTCAGTGCAGCTACCCGTCTGGCACTTCTTCCTGAAAACGTAGGAAAAACAATAGTCGTATTATTGCCGGATACAGGCGAACGTTATCTTTCGACGTTGCTGTATGCGTTCGAAGAATATCCGCTGTAA
- the epsC gene encoding serine O-acetyltransferase EpsC: MSPLNFTHILTQAVDELSESSSYRGLFHQHTDGNPLPSAKALHDIVELSRAILFPGYFGNSTVNSRTVKYHIGVNVERLFDLLTEQVLAGLCFTGDGECSCCTELQREEAALIAAKFISHLPEMRRVLATDVAAAYNGDPAAHSFGEVISCYPAIRAISNYRIAHELLRLGVPLIPRIITEMAHSETGIDIHPGAVIGSHFTIDHGTGVVIGETCIIGNNVKLYQGVTLGAKSFPLDADGKPIKGIPRHPILEDNVIVYSNATILGRITIGQGATVGGNIWVTENVPPGARIVQTKAKK, translated from the coding sequence ATGAGTCCATTGAACTTTACTCACATTTTGACACAGGCAGTCGATGAACTATCGGAAAGTTCGTCTTACAGAGGACTGTTTCATCAGCACACGGACGGTAATCCATTGCCTTCGGCCAAAGCGTTGCATGACATCGTAGAGCTGTCGCGTGCCATACTTTTCCCCGGTTATTTCGGTAATTCCACAGTCAACAGTCGTACCGTAAAGTACCACATCGGAGTGAATGTTGAACGTTTGTTCGACTTACTGACCGAGCAAGTGCTTGCAGGTCTTTGCTTTACCGGCGACGGCGAATGCAGTTGCTGCACCGAACTCCAACGTGAAGAAGCTGCGTTGATTGCCGCCAAGTTCATCAGCCACCTGCCGGAAATGCGCCGTGTACTGGCTACGGATGTAGCGGCTGCTTACAATGGAGACCCTGCCGCACATAGTTTCGGAGAAGTAATCAGTTGCTACCCAGCCATACGCGCCATCAGCAATTACCGTATTGCGCACGAACTGCTGAGGCTCGGTGTTCCTCTCATTCCCCGCATTATCACCGAAATGGCCCATAGCGAGACGGGAATAGATATCCACCCGGGTGCCGTCATCGGCAGCCACTTCACCATAGACCACGGAACAGGTGTGGTAATTGGTGAAACATGCATTATCGGCAATAATGTGAAACTGTATCAGGGAGTGACGCTGGGTGCCAAGAGTTTCCCACTGGATGCTGACGGCAAGCCGATCAAAGGTATTCCACGCCATCCGATATTGGAAGACAATGTTATCGTCTATTCCAATGCCACCATCCTAGGACGCATCACCATCGGACAGGGTGCCACAGTAGGCGGTAATATCTGGGTAACGGAAAATGTGCCGCCAGGAGCGAGAATTGTACAGACTAAAGCAAAAAAATAA
- a CDS encoding THUMP domain-containing class I SAM-dependent RNA methyltransferase, with protein MESFQMIAKTFQGLEEVLAQELTALGANDIEIGRRMVSFSGDKEMMYKANFCLRTAIRILKPIKSFTAKNADEVYDQIKAICWEEILNVEKTFAVDAVVFSEEFRHSKFVSYKVKDAIVDYFRDKFNKRPSVRINKPDVLLNIHIAQTTCTLSLDSSGESLHRRGYRQEAVEAPLNEVLAAGMILMTGWKGECDLIDPMCGSGTIPIEAALIARNIAPGVFRKEFAFEKWNDFDQDLFDMIYNDDSQEREFTHKIYGYDNNPQANEIATHNVKAAGVSKDIVLKLQPFQQFEQPAEKSMIITNPPYGERISTNNLLGLYQMIGERLKHAFIGNTAWVLSYREECFDQIGLKPTAKIPLFNGALECEFRKYEIFDGKYKEFKKQEGEGEGENEESGFKSREPREFKPRESRKPGEFKSRDDRPREFRPRDSKPREFGSKEDRPRGEFKPREFRKDGDRERKPFDRERRPGGSGEFKPKREFKPRKREDGE; from the coding sequence ATGGAATCCTTTCAAATGATTGCCAAAACCTTCCAAGGACTGGAAGAAGTACTGGCACAAGAACTGACTGCATTAGGAGCAAACGACATAGAAATAGGCCGACGCATGGTGTCTTTCAGTGGAGACAAGGAAATGATGTACAAAGCAAACTTCTGCCTGCGTACAGCAATACGTATTCTAAAACCAATCAAAAGCTTCACTGCCAAGAACGCCGATGAAGTGTATGACCAAATCAAAGCTATCTGCTGGGAAGAGATCCTGAATGTAGAAAAAACCTTTGCCGTAGATGCCGTTGTATTCAGCGAAGAGTTCCGCCATTCCAAGTTCGTTTCTTACAAAGTAAAAGATGCCATTGTGGACTATTTCCGTGATAAGTTTAACAAACGCCCGTCCGTACGCATCAACAAACCGGATGTATTGCTGAATATACACATTGCACAGACCACTTGTACGCTCTCTCTCGACTCATCGGGCGAGTCACTGCACCGCCGCGGGTACCGCCAGGAAGCGGTAGAAGCTCCGCTAAACGAGGTACTGGCTGCCGGAATGATATTGATGACAGGATGGAAAGGGGAATGTGACTTAATAGACCCGATGTGTGGTTCGGGTACAATTCCCATTGAAGCGGCACTGATTGCACGCAACATTGCTCCGGGAGTGTTCCGCAAGGAATTCGCTTTTGAGAAGTGGAATGACTTCGATCAGGATTTGTTCGACATGATTTACAATGACGATAGTCAAGAACGCGAATTTACGCATAAGATATATGGCTACGACAATAACCCGCAAGCTAATGAAATAGCTACACACAATGTGAAAGCGGCAGGTGTATCGAAAGATATTGTCTTGAAGTTACAGCCGTTCCAGCAATTTGAGCAACCCGCGGAGAAATCAATGATCATCACCAACCCGCCTTATGGAGAACGTATCTCTACCAACAACCTGCTGGGATTGTATCAGATGATAGGCGAACGCCTGAAACATGCTTTCATCGGAAACACGGCATGGGTGCTTTCTTACCGTGAAGAGTGCTTCGACCAGATAGGACTGAAACCGACCGCCAAGATACCTTTGTTCAACGGTGCACTGGAATGTGAATTCCGTAAATACGAGATTTTCGACGGAAAGTATAAGGAGTTCAAGAAGCAGGAAGGTGAGGGCGAAGGCGAAAACGAAGAATCCGGCTTCAAGTCTAGAGAACCGAGAGAATTCAAACCAAGGGAATCTCGTAAACCGGGCGAATTCAAATCCAGAGACGACAGACCGAGGGAGTTCAGACCAAGAGACAGCAAACCCCGTGAGTTTGGTTCAAAAGAAGATAGGCCGAGAGGTGAGTTCAAGCCGAGGGAGTTCCGCAAGGATGGAGACCGGGAACGGAAACCGTTCGACAGGGAACGCCGTCCGGGAGGAAGCGGAGAGTTTAAGCCGAAAAGGGAGTTTAAGCCGAGAAAGAGGGAAGACGGGGAGTAA